One Spiribacter halobius DNA segment encodes these proteins:
- a CDS encoding DUF4124 domain-containing protein, whose amino-acid sequence MMRYSTLIAAAVLALPVCASAQIYRCETESGTVFSQAPCAPDAERVEGDDSYDSEAAAKAEARTQRIMSDWQRERQQRLENRARWRAEQRQEREAERRREELNRQARRGNIQRGADCDVATSAAGRPDRVNEGSDARGEWQQYVYEDGGQTRYVHCRDGKVTSSSRWGGD is encoded by the coding sequence ATGATGCGCTACTCCACCTTGATCGCCGCCGCCGTTCTCGCCCTCCCTGTATGCGCATCGGCGCAGATATACCGATGCGAAACGGAATCCGGAACCGTGTTCTCCCAGGCGCCATGCGCGCCGGATGCGGAGCGGGTGGAGGGTGATGACAGCTACGACTCTGAGGCCGCCGCCAAAGCTGAGGCGAGAACACAGCGCATAATGTCCGATTGGCAGCGGGAGCGGCAGCAACGCCTGGAGAACCGGGCACGGTGGCGGGCGGAGCAAAGGCAGGAACGCGAGGCGGAACGGCGGCGTGAGGAGCTAAATCGGCAGGCGCGGCGCGGGAACATCCAGCGGGGCGCCGATTGCGACGTCGCCACCTCGGCTGCTGGCCGGCCCGACCGCGTAAACGAGGGTAGCGATGCGCGCGGTGAGTGGCAGCAGTACGTCTATGAGGACGGCGGCCAGACCCGTTACGTCCATTGCCGCGATGGCAAGGTGACGAGCTCGAGCCGCTGGGGCGGCGACTAG